The Flavivirga eckloniae genomic interval AGTTCAGTCGTTTAAATATTAGAGGTAACCTTGATTACGACGTTAACGAAACTGTTTCTATGTTTTTAGATATTGCCGGAAGGATGGATATTTGGGATAGAGCAGATATAACAAATTCAGATTTTTTTGGTGCTTTATCCTCTCATCGTCCTAACGATTACCCGTTATGGGCTGGAGATGTAGGTGATACTGATAATTTAGGATTTAGCCCAAGAGTTGAAACCAATCTGTTAGGAGAACTGTCAAGATCAGGGTATGTAAACACTAAAAATTATTATGCGCAAACCAATCTTGGAATGAACTTCGATTTAAGCAAACTGGCAAAAGGTCTTACTGCGACAGGTTATGTGACTTTCGATGTATTTAACAATGTTGCCATTGGAAAATCCCTGGATTATTCAAGAATTCGATTCGACGATCCGAACGATTTGTCATTGATAACAAGAATAGGAACCGATAAGTACGATGATAATGAGAGTAGGAAAGGAGATAATTCAACTCAGAATCTTGGACTGGTAGCAAAAATCGATTATTCTAAAGCGTGGGGAAATCACGATCTACAGATTGATCTGGTAGGGGTGAACCAAACTCTAACCAGAAAGTCTACATTAGATGGGCCTACAACGCAGCAGGACGATAAAAGTATAAACTTTGGTGCACGTGTAAATTACACGCTTAAAAATAAATATACCATAGAAGGATCTTCTTCTTATATGGGGTCGGATAAATTTACCAAAGAAAACCGTTGGGGCTTATTTGGAGCAGGAGGATTTGCCTGGATTATTTCAAATGAAGATTTCCTAAAAGGCAATAAAACCATTAATTATTTGAAATTAAAAGGTTCGTATGGTGTTATGGGATACGATAGGCAAGGTGCTTTCGATTATTTATTGTACCGCGATTTTTATGAAGGATGGGGAAATTTTAGAACTGGACCGCAAAATTCTACAGTTGAATTCGGTTGGAGAGCAGGACAAATAGGTAACCCCGATTTTACTTTCGAAAAGTCTAAAGAATACAATATAGGTATTGAAACGAGCATGTTTAACAATAAAGTAGACTTGGAAATCAATTACTTCAATCAATTGCGTTCAGATATGCCTGTGAGACTTAACAATGCATTACCTGATTTTCTGGGAGAATTAAAGCCTATAGGTAATTTTAATGAAGTGTCTAATAGTGGTGTAGATCTGTCTTTGAGCTATACCGATAAGATAGGCGATCTTAATTTTTCGGTAGTAACCAATGTTATTTATTCCAAAGCGGTTAACGATGTATTTGATGAAATTAATGAGTATGATCATCAAAACAGAACAGGTCGTGCCAGCGATGCCATATGGGGCTGGTTAGCAGATGGTTTATACCAGAACGATGCAGATATAACCAATCATGGAGTAATTTCTACATATGGAGATATTATTCCCGGTGATGTTAAATTATTAGACATTACTAATAACAAAGGAGATAATACAATCGATCAATTTGATACACAGGTCATTGGTAACTGGTTTCCAAGAGTTAATTATGCCTTAAATATTAATTTGGAGTATCACGGACTCGAATTTTATGCTTTAGGACAGGGAACTTCAGGATCAGATAAAATATTAAACAATTCTTATTACTGGAATGTAGGAGAAAATAAGTATTCAGTTCAGGCCTTAGGCGCTGCCGTTCCAGGTTCGGTAGCTGGAGCATCTTCACCACGTTTAACATCATTATCGCAATCGCATAGTTATAGAAATTCAACATATTGGTTGGTAAGCGGTAATTTTTTCAAGCTACGAACAGCAGAATTAGCTTATAATTTTTCAGAACGTATAAGCGGTAAGTTTGGAGCAGATAAGCTAAGGCTATTTGCAAGAGGGAACGATCTGTTTGCTATTTCTAAAATTAAGAAGTTAGATCCAGAGAGTTTAAATTCTGGAGTAACAGATTATCCAATGTTTAGGACCATTTCACTAGGTCTAAGATTAACCTATTAAATGAATTAAGATGATACAAAAAATAGATACAAAAGAAATCTTGAATCATAGCGTCAAAAAAAAGTATAACATGAGGAATATAACATTTGTCCTAGCGATTTTGCTGGCTTTTACATCTTGCGAAGATTACTTTGATCCTAAGCTAACCAATGAAAGAACATTCGATCAACTCTTAGAAAATCCAGGTATTGTTCGAGGACTATTAACGTACGCATACAGGGCCATTCCATCTTCGTATGATGTTTATGGCGGCGATTTTTTAGACAGTGCTACAGACAATGCCTTGTCAAATAATCTCACCGGAAATATGAACCGAATGGTGGCTATAGATGGTTTCTGGACAGCCGTTACCAACCCTATTAATAATTGGAAATTTAGGTACGACGATTTAAAGAGCGTTAACCAGTTTATTGAAATAGGTTTAGACGGAACCGTGTTGTACTACAAATCCAATCCCGAAAGAGATGAGGCCTATAGAGAGCGTTTAAAAGGTGAAGCTTACTTTTTAAGAGCATTTATTCATTTCGATTTACTAAGACGTTACGGGGGGATAGATGATAATGGGCAGCTCATGGGGATTCCACTAGTAACATCAACAATTGATATTAGTGATGACAATGATCTTAATTTGCCCAGAAATACCTATGCAGAATGTGTTCAGCAAATTATAGACGATTTGGATACAGCAATTTCTGCCGGATTACCAGAGGTTTACGATAATAGTACAAACGATCCTGATTTCGATTTAACAAACCTTGGTAGACCTACCACAGTGGCATGTAGAGCTTTAAAATCCAGAGTGTTATTGTATGCAGCCAGTCCGGCATTTGGAAGTTCAACTTTTGCCGAAGCTGCTAAAGCTGCAAAGGATGTTATTGACATTATTGGAAATACACTCCCCAATGTATATAACATAAACAATATATCGCAGGCGTATTATAATAATGATCAAAATGGAGAGCTTATTATGCGCCGTGTTAGCGGTAATCAAAATGGAGATAACGGTCTGGAAAAAGGACACTTTCCTCCCGGGGCAGGCCTTGAAGGTAAAGGAAGATGCAACCCGTCTCAGAATTTAGTAGATGCATTTCCTATGGCAAATGGTTATCCAATAACAAACGGAGTAAGTGGTTACGATGAAAACAACATGTACCAGAATAGAGATCCACGCTTTTATATGACGGTTATGTACAATGGTCAATCCTTTAAAGGGATAACTATTGAAACCTTCGAAGGCGGTAATCACATGACGGGAGCCCCTGGTGTTACAGTAGAAAACTCTACACGCACGGGTTACTATTTACGCAAATGGATAAGTTCTAAAGCTAATTTGGTTGGAGGAAATAATGTGAACGACACCCATTATAATGCATTGTTTCGAAATGTTGAAATGTTTTTGAACTTGGCTGAAGCAGCAAACGAAGCTAATGGCCCAGACGATACAACCTATGGCATGTCTGCTAGAGAAGCTATTGCAGAAGTTAGAAGAAGAGCAGGAATTGCTTCTGGTGGAACAGACGATTATTTGGCTTCCATAACGAGTAAAGAAGACATGCGAGAGCTAATTAAAAATGAACGACGCATTGAGTTATGTTTTGAAGGACATAGGTTTTTTGACTTACGACGATGGAAGGATAATTTAAATGAGGGAATCACTGGAGTCACAATTACCGATAATGGTAACGGAACTTTTAATTACGCCAGAAAGAATATTATAACACCCAGTTACAAAAACTTCATGAACTATGGCCCACTTCCTTTTGATGAAATATTGAAAACACAA includes:
- a CDS encoding RagB/SusD family nutrient uptake outer membrane protein — protein: MRNITFVLAILLAFTSCEDYFDPKLTNERTFDQLLENPGIVRGLLTYAYRAIPSSYDVYGGDFLDSATDNALSNNLTGNMNRMVAIDGFWTAVTNPINNWKFRYDDLKSVNQFIEIGLDGTVLYYKSNPERDEAYRERLKGEAYFLRAFIHFDLLRRYGGIDDNGQLMGIPLVTSTIDISDDNDLNLPRNTYAECVQQIIDDLDTAISAGLPEVYDNSTNDPDFDLTNLGRPTTVACRALKSRVLLYAASPAFGSSTFAEAAKAAKDVIDIIGNTLPNVYNINNISQAYYNNDQNGELIMRRVSGNQNGDNGLEKGHFPPGAGLEGKGRCNPSQNLVDAFPMANGYPITNGVSGYDENNMYQNRDPRFYMTVMYNGQSFKGITIETFEGGNHMTGAPGVTVENSTRTGYYLRKWISSKANLVGGNNVNDTHYNALFRNVEMFLNLAEAANEANGPDDTTYGMSAREAIAEVRRRAGIASGGTDDYLASITSKEDMRELIKNERRIELCFEGHRFFDLRRWKDNLNEGITGVTITDNGNGTFNYARKNIITPSYKNFMNYGPLPFDEILKTQNITQNQGW
- a CDS encoding SusC/RagA family TonB-linked outer membrane protein, giving the protein MKYYISLLFVATIVGFASAQQKNDTIKIQIEDKITVAFGEIKKDKLVGAVDVIEGEDLLHSSDYNVESILAGQAPGLIVFEGSGSPGLDNTWMRIRGLSRGGAEDHPLVVIDGIANRTLSSIAIDEVESIQILKDATAKLLYGSKAANGVIMLTTKRGYNGKRKVTFFHEYGIKTPTRLPEYLNSAQYARQYNQARINDGLSPIYTADDINNYSNNPSVLYPDVDFYDELVKKSTSFQRFNAQLIGGSETTKFFLNLGYVGENGLENQGKTQEFSRLNIRGNLDYDVNETVSMFLDIAGRMDIWDRADITNSDFFGALSSHRPNDYPLWAGDVGDTDNLGFSPRVETNLLGELSRSGYVNTKNYYAQTNLGMNFDLSKLAKGLTATGYVTFDVFNNVAIGKSLDYSRIRFDDPNDLSLITRIGTDKYDDNESRKGDNSTQNLGLVAKIDYSKAWGNHDLQIDLVGVNQTLTRKSTLDGPTTQQDDKSINFGARVNYTLKNKYTIEGSSSYMGSDKFTKENRWGLFGAGGFAWIISNEDFLKGNKTINYLKLKGSYGVMGYDRQGAFDYLLYRDFYEGWGNFRTGPQNSTVEFGWRAGQIGNPDFTFEKSKEYNIGIETSMFNNKVDLEINYFNQLRSDMPVRLNNALPDFLGELKPIGNFNEVSNSGVDLSLSYTDKIGDLNFSVVTNVIYSKAVNDVFDEINEYDHQNRTGRASDAIWGWLADGLYQNDADITNHGVISTYGDIIPGDVKLLDITNNKGDNTIDQFDTQVIGNWFPRVNYALNINLEYHGLEFYALGQGTSGSDKILNNSYYWNVGENKYSVQALGAAVPGSVAGASSPRLTSLSQSHSYRNSTYWLVSGNFFKLRTAELAYNFSERISGKFGADKLRLFARGNDLFAISKIKKLDPESLNSGVTDYPMFRTISLGLRLTY